In a single window of the Zea mays cultivar B73 chromosome 5, Zm-B73-REFERENCE-NAM-5.0, whole genome shotgun sequence genome:
- the LOC100191409 gene encoding BTB/POZ domain-containing protein At5g66560: MMQGRRKNTREMAREHPQPPPVAAAAASAASSKGQAWFCTTGLPSDVVIEVGDMTFHLHKFPLMSRSKKLHDLITNKESREASRRGRGAEQEEDVGEIREEEADLVLEEDEEAGVHRIHLLEFPGGAEAFELAAKFCYGVKLDLTPATAAPLRCAAERLGMSDDHSDDNLVSRADRFISQTVLRNPRDAIRALKSCEGLLPLADDLGLVSRCVDAVAAKAAASTPTALFGWPIADDDRAGERQRRKNAAAAAGATWSDDLAGLSLATFTRVIAAMKERGVGPEVIEGALIAYAKRSIPGLSRTGRHVGGGGGTAAAPPSSDVEEQKALLETVIANLPEETIKSTAHTGTAVGATTARVLFGLLRTASILHASEASRDMLERRIAARLPDAAVDDLLIPSYSYLVETLYDVDGVERIVRYFLEGRDVADEGNEEEGSEAETPGREASRRAMLSVGRLVDAYLGEIATDANLKPDKFCDLAWALPDGARVYDDGLYRAVDIYLKAHPGLSEEEKEKVSGVVDGRKLTLEACTHAAQNERLPLRTVVQVLFFEQLQLRRAIAQTIMANEGGAAGSGEEGGESDGGGTWRVAARGNQMLRLDMDSMRNRVQELERECTSMRKAIDKMDRRGGAPVDRGAPSVPPADGRWGAIVTKRFGCKFPAQVCQSQQRTVVARTRRPRIEQSP; the protein is encoded by the exons ATGATGCAGGGGAGGAGGAAGAACACACGGGAGATGGCTCGGGAGCATCCGCAACCGCCGCcggtggcagcggcggcggcgtcggCGGCCAGCTCCAAAGGCCAAGCATG GTTCTGCACCACAGGATTGCCCAGCGATGTAGTGATCGAGGTGGGAGACATGACCTTTCATCTCCACAAG TTCCCGTTAATGTCGAGGAGCAAGAAGCTTCACGACCTCATTACGAACAAGGAGTCGCGCGAGGCCAGCCGGAgaggcagaggagcagagcaagaAGAGGATGTGGGGGAGATCAGAGAGGAGGAAGCGGACCTTGTGCTGGAGGAGGACGAGGAGGCGGGCGTGCACCGCATCCACCTCCTGGAGTTCCCCGGCGGCGCGGAGGCGTTCGAGCTGGCCGCCAAGTTCTGCTACGGCGTGAAGCTCGACCTCACGCCGGCCACGGCCGCGCCGCTGCGCTGCGCCGCCGAGCGCCTCGGCATGTCTGACGACCACTCGGACGACAACCTCGTCTCCCGCGCCGACCGGTTCATATCGCAGACCGTGCTGAGGAACCCCAGGGATGCCATCCGCGCCCTCAAGTCCTGCGAGGGCCTGCTCCCCCTCGCCGACGACCTCGGCCTCGTGTCGCGCTGCGTGGACGCAGTCGCCGCCAAGGCCGCCGCGTCAACGCCCACGGCACTCTTCGGCTGGCCCATCGCCGACGACGACAGGGCCGGCGAACGCCAGCGCCGCaagaacgccgccgccgccgccggggccaCCTGGTCCGACGACCTCGCTGGCCTGTCCTTGGCCACGTTCACCCGTGTCATTGCCGCCATGAAGGAGCGCGGCGTCGGCCCTGAGGTCATTGAGGGGGCTCTCATTGCGTACGCTAAGCGGTCCATCCCCGGGCTGTCGCGCACCGGCAGGCatgtcggcggcggcgggggcaCTGCCGCTGCGCCGCCTTCGTCCGATGTGGAGGAGCAGAAGGCGCTTCTCGAGACCGTCATTGCCAACCTCCCAGAGGAAACCATCAAGAGCACCGCCCACACCGGCACGGCCGTGGGCGCCACCACGGCGCGCGTCCTCTTCGGTCTCCTGCGCACGGCGAGCATCCTCCACGCGTCGGAGGCGTCACGGGACATGCTTGAGCGGCGCATCGCCGCGCGGCTGCCCGACGCGGCCGTCGATGACCTGCTCATCCCGAGCTACTCGTACCTCGTGGAGACGCTCTACGACGTGGACGGCGTCGAGCGCATCGTGCGGTATTTCCTCGAAGGTCGTGACGTCGCTGACGAGGGCAACGAAGAGGAGGGCAGCGAGGCGGAGACGCCAGGCAGAGAGGCTAGCCGACGAGCCATGCTGTCCGTGGGGAGATTGGTGGATGCCTACTTGGGGGAGATCGCGACAGATGCCAACCTGAAGCCGGACAAATTCTGCGACCTCGCCTGGGCGTTGCCGGACGGCGCCCGCGTGTACGATGATGGCCTTTACCGAGCTGTCGACATCTACCTCAAG GCTCATCCGGGTCTGAGTGAAGAAGAGAAGGAGAAGGTGAGCGGCGTGGTGGACGGGCGGAAGCTCACGCTGGAGGCCTGCACGCACGCGGCGCAGAACGAACGGCTGCCGCTGCGGACGGTCGTGCAGGTGCTCTTCTTCGAGCAGCTCCAGCTGCGCCGGGCCATCGCTCAGACGATCATGGCGAACGAAGGCGGCGCAGCCGGGTCAGGGGAGGAAGGCGGTGAGAGCGACGGCGGCGGTACATGGCGCGTGGCGGCACGGGGCAACCAGATGCTGCGGCTCGACATGGACAGCATGCGGAACCGCGTGCAGGAGCTCGAGCGCGAGTGCACGAGCATGAGGAAAGCCATCGACAAGATGGACCGGCGAGGCGGGGCACCGGTGGATAGGGGAGCGCCGTCTGTGCCGCCGGCGGATGGGAGGTGGGGCGCGATAGTGACGAAGCGGTTCGGGTGCAAGTTCCCGGCGCAGGTCTGCCAGTCGCAGCAGCGGACGGTGGTGGCACGGACTCGCCGGCCACGCATTGAGCAGAGCCCCTGA
- the LOC100278213 gene encoding uncharacterized protein LOC100278213: MLISPRLAAPAASRTSPSLPTTTPTRPGIRGRRRSGFDAPVDAASLHHGDRTRPALRFTYPAPSASVTTTSSPEPIDCRLDSDELGRLYREHNPEAAVSLLDEMLQRGSAEQLEPEEQAALLQACADTRSLPSLRRAHRLLTSTSGSAIPAPVLHRIATLYLKLGARGDARRVLEERTRRRPAREDDAAVQAKRREAYTKVRELHAQIRAAGYVPDTRYVLHDIDEDAKARALMYHSERLAIAFGLVSTPPGTPLRVMKNLRICGDCHNAVKLIAKVTGREIVVRDNKRFHHFKDGACSCGDYW; this comes from the coding sequence ATGCTGATTTCTCCAAGACTTGCAGCACCGGCCGCCTCCCGGACCTCCCCCTCTCTCCCCACCACCACGCCCACACGTCCAGGTATCCGCGGTCGGAGGCGAAGCGGTTTCGACGCACCGGTCGACGCGGCATCCCTTCACCACGGCGACCGTACCCGCCCGGCGCTCCGCTTCACATACCCCGCACCCTCCGCCTCTGTCACGACTACCAGCTCACCGGAGCCCATCGATTGCCGATTGGACAGCGATGAGCTCGGAAGGCTGTACCGAGAACACAACCCTGAGGCCGCCGTTAGCTTGCTCGACGAAATGCTCCAACGAGGCAGCGCCGAACAACTCGAGCCGGAGGAACAGGCCGCACTCCTCCAGGCCTGCGCCGACACGCGGTCGCTGCCCTCGCTCAGGCGCGCCCACCGCCTGCTCACTTCCACGTCGGGGTCCGCGATTCCCGCGCCCGTCCTGCACAGGATCGCCACGCTGTACCTCAAGCTCGGCGCCCGCGGCGACGCGCGGCGGGTCCTCGAGGAGCGTACAAGGCGGCGTCCGGCGAGGGAGGACGACGCGGCGGTCCAGGCCAAGCGGCGAGAGGCGTACACTAAGGTGCGGGAGCTCCACGCGCAGATCCGCGCGGCAGGGTACGTGCCGGACACGCGCTACGTGCTCCACGACATCGACGAGGACGCCAAGGCCCGCGCGCTCATGTACCACAGCGAGCGCCTGGCCATCGCCTTCGGGCTGGTGAGCACGCCGCCCGGGACGCCGCTCCGCGTCATGAAGAACCTCCGCATCTGCGGCGACTGCCACAACGCCGTCAAGCTCATTGCCAAGGTCACCGGCCGCGAGATCGTCGTCAGGGACAACAAGCGCTTCCACCATTTCAAGGACGGCGCCTGCTCCTGCGGAGACTACTGGTGA